One genomic segment of Drosophila melanogaster chromosome 3L includes these proteins:
- the CG9004 gene encoding uncharacterized protein, whose amino-acid sequence MAKIKKKEAKAKPLTRKEQRKQKSEFKKQNKRLYFAGKTNGTQRVAAAAEALAAQSQLGKNKKKKRSKKPKIINPDEIPKEQLLSGEIDSDDDESIDSDFSDAEVDALLPAREKMEVYEPLGKKVKKTTGGAIQRQDEEAVRRKELRQQKELESKSKKQRIKQLRIENEEDDREINKLEKKLKLNKSKDKNRLVRKMFNDGLDYLLDFVLDDEEEKRKWEEKQERKKKLKEQQEKEEAGMWSDEEEDKEDRDEPMDNFSEDDSGSEGEDDDEDLTGEEEQSEEDSEQEENAPKIKEDIYGRKRDAEGNILPDPVELEASAAGQKYIPPHQRALMAASAGSSEKQAEILARLLKQCKGLLNRLSEANLHKIAAGIEELYMKNSRYNMNETLTKLIQEALLGYTRTNERMVQEHMVLLAYLHAQVGSEIGAHFLQTFVELFDGYVKNIATLEVEDKQLNNLVLVLCYMYLFKIYELNLLMELIGKLSDQLCEKSVECLLLIFQSIGFRLRKDDPLAFKTMMQKVQSQIASAPLELKENPRLRFMVDILNAVKNNNMQKLPQYDPELAENLRKRLKAMLKNDRYVVTLNITLEDLLRADKVGKWWIVGSAWTGNLDEMGSAKQKQDKNSSKSANGGFADQLLELARKQQMNTAERRNIFCIIMSAADYVDAFEKILHLSLKDQRAVAYVIIHCALNEKRANPYYAHLALKFCQFNRKYQLAFQFASWDRINDIEKLSKPQIRNLASFLQQVILAAGLQLSVLKVVDFMQLDKLSFYFMKEVMVRLLLANDEREIYQTFERVAKNTKLQQFKQSVRLFLQHFLLQEEQLDKLKLKDEDRQLLQQRVDHIDKLLAYVDL is encoded by the exons atggcaaaaataaagaaaaaggaGGCGAAAGCTAAACCTTTGACTCGCAAGGAGCAGAGAAAACAGAAGTCGGAGTTCAAAAAACAGAATAAACGACTTTATTTCGCCGGCAAAACTAACGGAACACAGCgcgtggcggcggcggcagagGCGTTGGCAGCGCAGTCGCAGCTGGGcaaaaacaagaagaagaaacgGAGCAAGAAgcccaaaataataaatccaGATGAAATACCCAAGGAGCAACTTTTGTCCGGTGAAATAGACAGCGACGATGACGAGTCCATAGATTCGGATTTCAGCGATGCGGAGGTGGATGCTCTGCTGCCCGCAAGGGAAAAGATGGAAGTCTATGAACCTCTGGGAAAAAAGGTCAAGAAAACGACAGGAGGCGCCATCCAAAGACAGGATGAAGAGGCGGTCAGGCGGAAGGAACTGCGCCAGCAAAAGGAACTGGAGAGCAAGTCCAAGAAGCAGCGAATCAAGCAACTTCGCATAGAGAACGAGGAGGATGATCGCGAGATCAACAAGCTGGAAAAGAAGCTGAAGCTCAACAAATCCAAGGACAAAAACCGCTTGGTGCGGAAGATGTTCAATGATGGCCTGGACTACCTGCTTGACTTTGTCCTGGATGACGAGGAGGAGAAGCGGAAGTGGGAGGAGAAGCAGGAACGTAAGAAAAAGCTGAAGGAGCAGCAAGAAAAGGAGGAGGCGGGAATGTGGAGCGATGAGGAAGAGGATAAGGAGGACAGGGATGAGCCCATGGATAACTTCTCAGAAGATGACAGTGGCTCTGAGGgtgaagatgatgatgaagacCTAACTGGAGAGGAAGAACAAAGCGAGGAGGATTCGGAGCAGGAAGAGAATGCACCTAAGA TTAAAGAGGACATCTACGGACGCAAACGCGACGCCGAGGGAAACATCCTGCCTGATCCCGTGGAGCTCGAGGCCTCAGCCGCCGGTCAAAAGTACATACCGCCACATCAGCGAGCTTTGATGGCAGCCAGCGCGGGATCAAGTGAAAAACAGGCAGAGATACTAGCTCGCCTTCTAAAGCAATGCAAGGGTCTGCTCAATCGTTTGTCAGAAGCGAATCTGCACAAGATTGCCGCCGGCATCGAGGAGCTGTACATGAAAAACTCCCGCTACAACATGAACGAAACACTAACCAAGTTAATTCAAGAAGCCCTTCTCGGCTACACGCGAACCAACGAGCGAATGGTACAGGAACACATGGTGCTGCTGGCCTACCTACATGCCCAGGTTGGCAGCGAGATTGGAGCGCATTTCCTGCAGACTTTTGTGGAGTTATTCGATGGTTATGTCAAGAACATCGCTACCCTGGAGGTGGAGGATAAGCAGCTGAATAACCTAGTACTGGTGCTCTGCTACATGTACCTCTTCAAGATCTACGAGCTGAATTTGCTGATGGAGCTCATAGGCAAATTGTCAGATCAGCTTTGCGAGAAGAGCGTGGAGTGCCTTTTGCTGATCTTCCAGTCCATTGGCTTCCGGCTGCGCAAGGACGATCCACTGGCCTTTAAGACCATGATGCAAAAAGTTCAATCGCAAATTGCTAGTGCCCCACTGGAACTGAAAGAGAATCCACGCCTGCGTTTCATGGTCGATATTCTAAATGCAgtcaaaaacaacaatatgcAAAAGCTGCCGCAGTATGATCCCGAGTTGGCGGAGAATCTGCGAAAGCGTTTGAAGGCCATGCTGAAGAATGATCGCTACGTGGTGACTCTGAACATAACCCTGGAGGACCTCCTGCGTGCTGATAAAGTGGGCAAATGGTGGATTGTGGGCTCTGCCTGGACGGGAAATCTGGATGAGATGGGATCCGCCAAGCAAAAGCAGGATAAGAACTCATCGAAGTCTGCCAACGGAGGTTTTGCGGATCAGCTACTGGAGCTGGCCAGAAAGCAGCAGATGAACACAGCCGAAAGGAGGAATATCTTCTGCATCATCATGAGCGCCGCCGATTATGTGGACGCCTTTGAGAAGATTCTGCATTTGTCTCTGAAGGACCAGCGAGCGGTGGCCTACGTGATCATCCATTGCGCTCTGAATGAGAAGCGTGCTAACCCCTATTACGCTCATTTGGCACTTAAGTTCTGTCAATTCAACAGAAAGTATCAACTGGCTTTCCAGTTTGCCAGTTGGGACAGAATCAATGATATCGAAAAGCTTTCCAAGCCGCAGATTCGCAACCTGGCTAGTTTTCTGCAGCAAGTAATCCTAGCTGCTGGTCTGCAGCTGTCAGTGCTCAAAGTAGTCGACTTTATGCAGCTGGACAAGCTCAGCTTTTACTTTATGAAGGAAGTGATGGTCAGGCTGCTTTTGGCTAACGATGAACGCGAGATTTATCAGACGTTCGAAAGAGTTGCCAAAAACACCAAACTGCAGCAGTTTAAGCAAAGCGTAAGGCTCTTCCTGCAGCATTTTCTTTTGCAAGAGGAACAGCTGGACAAACTTAAGCTGAAGGACGAGGATCGACAGCTTCTGCAGCAGCGCGTTGATCACATAGACAAACTTTTAGCCTATGTGGACCTGTAG
- the CG15877 gene encoding uncharacterized protein, with protein MARTELEKKVKRQGKKRKHEVTKNPEHAASDDEVANKSLILAPQVDQQEVPTDKPAKRRHKESEVSATKKQSRKNQAEEQVATSGSDESLPQKPQKRKQVQDANETKKLKRSKTQENNSDEDDDVDSQPTAAQLKEAARPENAYAVVTVRQKKKQKHQQRLEAQKSQSSNKDAKVNKEYLLKWKESRQDWKFNKLRQISIQQTAFDVEKLDDELWPTALEYLASSQGAARSKISQLAEEVIQKLDKEGEKLEDEAERRKLIESTQYRRARDLLQSFD; from the exons ATGGCCCGCACTGAACTGGAGAAAAAGGTCAAGCGCCAGGGCAAAAAACGCAAGCACGAGGTGACTAAGAACCCTGAGCATGCGGCCAGCGACGACGAGGTGGCCAACAAAAGTCTAATTCTAGCTCCACAGGTAGATCAACAGGAGGTTCCAACAG ATAAACCCGCCAAGAGGCGGCATAAAGAATCAGAAGTATCGGCCACTAAGAAACAAAGCAGGAAAAACCAAGCGGAGGAGCAGGTGGCCACCAGTGGAAGCGATGAAAGTCTTCCTCAGAAGCCTCAGAAGAGAAAACAAGTCCAGGATGCCAACGAAACCAAAAAGCTGAAACGCAGCAAAACGCAGGAAAATAACTCGGATGAAGACGACGATGTGGACTCCCAGCCCACAGCAGCGCAACTAAAAGAAGCAGCTCGTCCGGAGAACGCTTATGCAGTGGTTACAGTGCGCCAAAAGAAGAAACAGAAGCACCAGCAGCGCCTCGAGGCCCAAAAGAGTCAGAGCTCCAACAAAGATGCCAAAGTCAACAAGGAATATCTTCTAAAATGGAAGGAATCCCGCCAGGATTGGAAGTTCAACAAACTGCGACAGATTTCCATACAACAAACCGCCTTTGATGTGGAGAAACTGGATGACGAGCTGTGGCCAACTGCTCTGGAGTATTTGGCCAGTTCCCAGGGAGCAGCGCGCTCAAAGATCAGTCAGTTGGCCGAGGAGGTGATCCAGAAACTGGACAAGGAGGGCGAAAAGCTGGAGGACGAGGCGGAAAGGCGAAAGCTAATCGAGTCCACGCAGTACCGGCGGGCACGCGATCTCCTCCAAAGCTTCGACTAG